Below is a genomic region from Sorghum bicolor cultivar BTx623 chromosome 9, Sorghum_bicolor_NCBIv3, whole genome shotgun sequence.
CGGTTTGGCGTATTTATCGTTTTTAAGATATCGTTCTCATGTATTCCTATCGTTCTCGACATGTTTTCCGATCGACTACTATCATTTTTAAAATTACCGGAATATCGACGTCATATTCGTTTCTGATAATATCGTACCAATTTcgttttcgagaaaaaaaaataaaaacaaaagtgattTGGCCTTCTATCaatcgttttcatccctagatgCAGGCATACTACCTCCACAAACGCTACCGACATACTACCTCCACAATATGATGCAGGCATGAATCAAGTTTATCCAATATGGAATTCAAAAACCAGGTTCTACGATAACAATCATTGGTTATTGCATCAGCTAATGAGGATTAATCAAAAGAGATAGCGAGGTACATTCTATAACATGCATACTTTGCATTCACatttttcctttctttctagTCTGTACTCATGTGTTATGCGAAGATCTCACaaactaaaaaaaaattgaCGCATTTAGATTGGAATGCAAGATTGCCACCTTGGAGTCAGAGGTCCAGTCTGTAGTAATTCGGCACTAGCTGTTTAGGATGTGGTCACTCCTGAAATGAATCAGACAACAGTAATCGGAATTTCCTTGAAGTGAACTTTAGGAAAACACTACTTGGGAGCATTAACTATTTGATAAGTAAAAGATTTGCATTAAAATTTCTGTCTGAAACCTCATTCATACCATCTGATTCTTGAAGAAGTTAAAATAGTCAATGTATGTCTAAGTTTTGTCTGGCAAACATTTATAGCAAAATCTCATTCAGATATCATAATAGTGTGCATATATTCCACGATGCAGGAGCAGGTGGTGGTTCCTCCTGTAAAGGATCTAAGCAAACAAAGATCATTGATGGATCGACAGCAAGTATGTTCCCTGCTTTAATTTTTTAGATAATATTAATGTGACAAACAAGTTATATGTATCAAAGACACAGACAGTGAAGCATAATGAAGATTGATTCCTCACCATTTATTCCTCCTTCATGCTTCCACAGGAAAACCATGACGCCTGATTAAAAGTCTGGTGGAAGATAGGAGATTTGACGACAAAAAATCCATTGCAGCATGCATTGTCTACAAATAACTCCTACACTACACTGGCATTCATTTGAAGCGACAAGACTGAGATATTTGATCGAATCATCCAAAAAATTAGGTCATCAGTTGAGGTTGTTATCCACATTACATACCACTTAACCATTTCAGTGACACAAAACAATGTTGGCAAGCAAGAAACTCTATCACCTGCATACATTAATTTACAGGGTGCAGAAAGTtctggagagcttagttattgGTTGTCGACAACGTCAACTCTCTTCTACTTATTACAAAGCACTCTCAAAGCTACCAGTTCATTAAGTAAAGGAACAAATCACAGCCGGACCTCCATCCAAACTTCTTTTAGAATGAGTTTTGCAGGTCAAGTTTGACCTCGTGGTCCACCAAAAAGGACACTGGTAGACTGGTAGAGCACAATGTGGTAGTGGTTAAGGCCATAGTTCAAGCCTCCCATTGAAATTAAAAGATGAAAATGCTTAACGATGTATTTTTGGAATCATTGTAGTTCTCTATGGGGTTTCTGAAATTCTTTGCAAGGTTGGCATGACCAATAGTACTAGTACTATTGTTGCcctttatatatatgtaatagttTGCTGAGAGTGCTTGTTCACAGATCTACTTATTGGTCGATGAAGACATTGGTGGAGTCAAATCTAACAGAGAAAAAGACCCTACTTACTATTTTTCATGAAACAATATGTTGCATATTCATTTTAATTTGTCACCAGTAGTGGCTTTTTTTTGGGTATTGGTCTAAAATTTTTTATTACCTTATACTCTTTGCAGCCATTTTAATTGTCCCTGAACTTGGCCCAAGCACCAAGTTCGCATACGCTTCACACAAAGCGGTCTCTGAGTACAAGGAGGCAAAGGTGGTATGTTGCTGTAACAACAGATACTCTCAGCTGTTTGTAATTTAGTTCTTGTACCCTTCTCATCATAGTTTGTTTGTATGGCTGCATGGTTTAGTGACAGGGAAAAAAATGCAGCAACTGATAAGCACAGTGCTAGAGCTCTGGCGCAAAACTCAGGATGGCACCTTGCTGTCCAATTCGACCAGAGAGCTTGCAGCGGGGTTCTGTACCCACAAAAGTTAATTTCTAAGTATCTTCTGTTTGGTTATATTTGTTCCCTATTGGACTTACGATTGCATTAATATCTGGACACTAGAAACCAAGTTGTGGCAAAGCTATGAATTTCAAATTCATGTGGATGCCCTCATTTCGTTAGATCTAATTGCATCATCTAGAAACAGACTCAAGAATTTGATCCCAAGGTGAATAAATGCCCTCGTCCTATCAATTGGAGTACTATAGATTTATAAACAATTGGTAGTCTAGAGAGTACCAACCTCTCCATGGAAGTATTCTAAAAAATGTATTTCTAGTAACAAATGACCCATATTATTGTAGTTTTGCTTTGCTCATTTTCATCGTCTACCAATCAGAGTGATGTGCAAAGCTGTTTTCATTTCTATAACCCAAAAAAAAATGATTTCTAAATAGATTTCAGCTATGATTGACAAGTCCCTATGTGTAATACATCGCTCTTGTGCTTGCCGCAGGTTGACAACTTCATGAAGCAACACAAAATGGATTCTTTCATATTAATTAGTTAAAATCCTTTGCAAGTTGAAATCTTGCGTTATGGGCATTCAATTTTCCTCAATTGAAGTGTTTATGGTCTGACATGATAATATATGTGCTTATGCTAGTATGGCTGCAAACAATTGAGGTTTTCATGCTtcactagttttttttttttttttgtcattcCGTTACTTGGCCCTAGCCCACTATCACACTATGGCCCTCGCTAAGCTCCGCCATTGACTGTTTGATGCTTTCTTCAACTTCACGATGATTAAACTCGTTCTCTGGCCTTCAAATTTATTTCGGCGGACCCTATGACATAAAACTCGCATGTTTCCTAGTATGTAGACACAGTTCATCTTGGTGGTGGCAGCGCCACAAGAAATGCACTACAGTTTTGCATTTTGGATGCATGGAAACAGAAAGACCCCATAATAAGATTTCTTTTTAAATTAGAAATAAAGAAGAAAAAATGAGCCAGCCCAGGAAGCTGCTGAGACGCACGTGCAAGGCCTCGGCTGAATTCCCAAGACACATCAGCGTCCCATCTATCTATCGATGCACCGTTTCATCAGGTGTGCAATTTTGCCATATTGAGAACGTCTCGAGTTCACAAAAAACACAGGAAACGGAGACATTGCAAAACTGCAAACTAGAGATTGTTGTTTTCTGCAAACTAGCCATGGGCTAGCTTGTCCAGGTGAGTGGTGAATCCATTTGCTACTACCACTCCTGTTTCCACGTCCAGCAGGATTGTTGTTTTCTGCAGAAACCAATGACGCATCATGGATAGCACCTCAACTACTGATACGTGTGCCAAGAGTTCaggtcttcaatattatgatgcAAATGCAGGAATATGTGCTCCTAAATAGAAACATCACCAATTCTGGGTCAGCTAGATACAATGACGCATCACCAATGTGTGCTAATAGATTATCACAAAGACCATTGGGACAGCTAGATACATTGCATGCTCTCGGCCAGCTACTCCCAATAATATCATAACATGTCAACATCAGCATTAGTAGCAAAGCAGAAGTACTCACAGAATAACCAGAATAGACTTAGAAACACTAATAGATTGATAATCACAAGAATAATCAGAACAGACTTAAAAACGCTATAACAGATTGGTAACCACAAGGACCGTACATCCCGCGACATTATTTATTCAGCTATAGTTCCAGATAAATCTCACAACCCTCTTCAGCCAAAATTATGATAGGAATTACAGAGCGAACTAAAACATAAGGAAACATGGTTCATATGAAAAGGAAAATTGCTAAGAGAAACGATATGGTTATGAAATAATAAAACTGGGACTCCTCCAGACAAGCTAATAAGCAAAGGACGGTTCACTGGGCCGGAAGCTCCTGTAGATGGAGGCTGCAACCGGTATGAGACCCAGGAGTGCGATCTGGACCTGTTCTGAGGTGCTTGTCCTGACAGTGATCTGCCCACTCAGCTTGTTGTTCAGACCAAGTCGAACTGCCATCTTCGACCCCCTTCCGATTGAGAACTGGGACTGCAAGTTTGCGCCCAGAGCAAGGTCCCGGCGCCACTTCATCAGAGAGAGACCCAAGGTTGAGAGCGACTGGCCAATCGGATAGTCTTTGTCCTTCAGACGTGCCTCCAAGTTAGCTCCATATGCAGTGTCCCCTTGGGCTCGCATCGCGCCAGTGCTGGCAACTAGTGACAACCTCTTCCCAAGGGAGAGCTGGTCCTCGACCTTCAGTCCAGTTGCCACAATGTCGCCCAGGAAAGTTACTGAGAACCCTCCAGTggtcttgttcttcttgataTTCTTGATTTTTGTCTCGCCACGGAGAATATATGCAAGCTGCCGCCCAACAGTCTGGATATCAAAACCAGCAAGCGATGATGCATTCTCTCCATgctttgctgcaatggaagagtCCAGATGGATGCTAAATTCCTTCTTGTCCTTGGTGACCTGAACTGCTACATTTGCTGGGAACCTGCTAAGGATAGCTAGTGTCTCTTCAACGCTCACTCCATCATAACCACAGTCATGATCCCATCCATGCGCATCTAAAACAGGCCTTGCTAGGACAGTCGAAGTTGGCTCCAGAAAGCGGTACCGGTATGTGGGATTGTCACAGTCAAATGAAGGAGGCAGCACCATGTCAGGTAAGGGAACTGATACATTCTCTGGAGGAGGATCCTGATCGTTCTCACCACCGATACTTGCATACCCATAGTCATCCAGATCAGTTTTCCCCCTCTTCTTCATCTCCTTTAACCTGCGGATCTCATCCTTCCATTGTTTCTTCTGGAGAAGCTTGACCCTGTAGTCATACTCATCAAAATAAGCATTCTTCTGCTCCTTTGTGAGCCTTGCAAGCTGAGCTTTGGTCAAAGGCTTGAAAGGTGGAAGCTGATCATATTCTTCTTCGTCATCGTCTTGTTCTACATCAGAATAGTCATCCAATTCAATGTCAGAATCACCTTCATTGCCACCCTGCTCAGCAGAAAGTTTCGGGTGGGCTCTAGACTGCAAGAGTGAGGACAACAAGAAAGGAAGAGGTGGGGAGCGGAAGCGGAAGCCAAAAAGCTTTCCAGGATTAGGATCCTGAAGCTTCAGAAGTGAGTTGGCTTCTGATAATATCTTCGAGGAGTAGCACAAAAGTAGCATCTGATGCCTCCAGCTTTGGCCATTCGGAAGCACTTTCTGGCCCTCACGGTTTTTCCTGCATGAAGGATGGTTCTCAACAAGGGCTACTGGGTTCATCAAGCGCATATCTCCAGCAGCCTGCCTGATGGACTGCTGGATGATGTGGGATCTCTGAGCCATCAAGACCTCATATGTCATGGGAGCACCATTGAGGCCTTCAGGAGGTGCAGaggcagcatgtgtgagtgcaaCAATGGCATTGAACCATATGGATGAGCCAAGAACAGCAGTAATGGTCTTCAGAAGAGGCAAATCATTGAGATCACGGCTAAGACTATCCAGACGATCCACATATAGAACAATATCTGGCGGACATTTCTTGGTATATTTCTTGACAGCAGCAAGAATCTTTCTGTTTGATCCTTGGTCCATAACGTTGGGTCGAAGGCCAGGTGTATCAATGATTCTAATCTTGACACCATCCACATCACCAATGATTTCCCGCACATTAGTGGTTGCTGAGCTGAAGGCATCAGTTTTGGACTTCTCTTCACCAAATATAGAGTTGATAGTTGCACTTTTGCCAACTCCAGTCTTTCCTAGAACAAGTATGTTGCATGAGAAGTTCAGTTCCTCCTTTCCCTCTGCTTCAAGAAGTAAGGCTTTCCTCCGCGCATTATCAAGGCTGAATGCTCGGTTTGTCTGCCTACCATGCCGGATACCCTCAGCAAGGCTCAGACGGTACAGCACTTGTGCCGCAACCGTTTCTTCAGGAGTAGCTCCTAGTCTGTAAACCAGACGCAGAAACTTTACTCTAATCAACTCAACCTTGTCGTGTagcttcttctcttcctctGTCATCTCTTCTGTAGGGTCAGCAGTAACTGCTAGCTCCGAGGGGCTGAATAGGTTTGACCGGGCAGGTTGGCGAGGTGCAGTTGGCCTCAGAGAAGGGGCTGATGAACCAAGACCAGCAGGTCGGTCCATGGTGAATATTCTAGAACCATCTGGTGAAGCAACTGTGATATTCCCATCTGAGGATCCACCGGTTGCTGCTTTCAGAAGGGCCGCCAAGGCAGCAGAATCAAATCCCTTCTCATCCGaatcatcattatcatcatcatcctcgtCATCCTCAGAATCATCAAGCATAATCTGCCCATCCATGCTATTGGTGAAGTCTCTTGAGACACTACCACTAGAGCCTTCTGCAAGCTCCTTCATGATCTGCTTCGCGGCCTCGGAGCTCTCTAAGATTGCAACCCGTGCGGGACTCGTGTCAGAGTTCGCcccgtcatcatcgtcgtcagcCTCATTACCAACCCCATCCTCATCATCTGGCACAACCTCAATTATGTCATTATCAGCAGCCTCCTCTTCACGATCAACAACCTCAGTGACGCCTTCAATCTCATCAGCACCCTTATTTTCATTGCTTGATTCTGGAGCCAACTCTCGAGACAAGATACCATCAGCACTAGGAGCAGCAACATTCTCAACCTCTGTGGGCTTGTCGACACCAACATCTTCCACCACTTCACTGGCAGTGGTCTGGGCATCAGCATTCTGCTCCTTCTCAGGACTATCCTCAAGCACACTGTCAGCAGTTGCAGGAGCAAGCTCCTCTATGCTTTCATCATTCAGAACCTGGGTCAGTATAACATTTGAATTGTTTACATCCCCACTAGCATCAAGACTACTAGCAACAAAATCAGATTCAGGATGCTCACTTACCACTGGACTTGCCTCACTCGGTGGCTCAGGCTTGGTGGCTTCGTCTTCTACATCAGCATCCTTCTTAGTTGATTCTTCTGGGGCTTCATCACCTcccagagccaccacatcatcgCCATCAGCATCCTTGTTAGTCGATTCTTCTGGGGCTTCTTCACCTccaagagccaccacatcatcaccatcagcaTCCTTGTTAGTCGATTCTTCTGGGGCTTCTTCACCTccaagagccaccacatcatcacTTTCTTCCTTCTCATCACCCAATTCACCATTAGCTTCGGGGGCTACCTTATCCTGTGGTTCCGCCACCTCCTCGCTTGGAGGAGAGACCTCAACCTCCTTCTCATCGCTCAACTCACCGCCATCTCCACTCCCAGAACCTACCTCCTCGCCCTTCTCAATTTCTGGTTCCAGTTTCTCCGCGGCCACCGGCGCCTCGGCGTCATCTGCCACCTTATCCACAACCTCTACCTCAAGTGCAGCACCTCtttcctcctcatcctcctgctgctcctccttcTGCAATTCGCCCTTCTCATCACCTTCCAGTGCATCATGGAAAGCCAGAGAAGGATCGCCCTCCCCCAATTCGCCGTTCTCCGACTTGGACTCCACCACCGGCACGGGCTCGGCCCCAGAAGGGGCTGCCTCCCCGTCCTCCGACGCCAATTCCTCGCCGCCGCCATCCTTCTCGGCCTCCGCCACGCCCAAATTTCCACCTTTATCATCCTCCTCCGCCTCTTTTACCTCCCCGACATCGTGTCCTCCTCCGACACCCTCCGCCTGGCCATTCTCGGCCTCCGGACCCCCCAAACCCTCACTTTCCCCCTCCAATCtcacgtcctcctcctcctccccctctcCCCCACCCGCCACTACCTTCGCCGGCGCCTCCTTatcctcctccacctcctccgccgccgccgcctcgactTTCTTGGTGGACTCCtcctcggccgccgccgccgccgccgccggggccgGGGTTTCGTCCTCcacgggcgcgggcgcgggcgcgacTGGGGCGGCGTCGGTGGTGGCCACAGCCTCCTCGACTTTCTTGGGCGGCTCCTCCTCGGCGGCCGCCGGGGCAGCGCTCTCTTCCTCCACAGGAGGCGCGACTGGGTCGGCGGCGTCGGTGGTGGTGGCCATGGCCGCCTCTTGCTCCGCCAGCACGCAACGAAGCAAGAAAACAGCGGCAGCAGTAGAAGGATTCGAGGAAGCCGGGTGGGGGGGAGGCGAGGCGATGAGAAGATAAGGTGAGGTGAGGGAGGGTTTTAGGTCAGGCTGGGCAAGTAAAATTATCTCTGGGATATTTATATGCGAGTTTCTTCCTTCCGATTTCAGATTTTTGTAGCTGGAAAATACTATAGatggtttttttaaaaaactttgGTTTGGCGTGTAATTTTGGGAGGAGATGGCACCACACAATGGCACAACTAGGCAACAGTAGAAATCATGGTGAGATGACCAGGCAGGCAGGCAAGCAAGCAAAGCTAGATAAAGCATGCTATGCTATGTTCCCCTTCTTTTGTTGCTTTGTTTTGCAGATCTGTGTTGTGTTGGGTTCAAGCATTCCATGAAATAGAAagttttgttttgctcatagcATTTTGGGTTCAAGCATTCTTAAAAGGTAatgtaaatctttatatttttaaaatattttttgacTGGTTAGTCAGggtaggccttgtttggttagAGAGATTAGACACTAGAGGCTAAAACAAGAACTAAACTCTAGTCTCCTACCCTTTTGGTTCAAGGGACTAAAGACCATTAAAGTTGTTAGACAATGACCAAAACACCCTTTTTATCTTCTTCCGCTCTCCCACCAAGACCCCGTGAGCACACGGTGGATGCGACCTTCATGCCCTGTCCGTCATGGCTGCGAACTCCATGTTGGTCGTGGATCTCGCAGCGGTGGATCTCTGAGTCCATGTCGCCATGTCATCCTACACCTCCTCAACAtactcgtcctcgtcctcgtccgagCTGAACAAGGAGGTCTGGTCCTCGtcgtccttcctgctgaaaggtccttgtttgattttggtaattgaatgacaacttaggtggactaatagtgtttgtgTAAGATACACAGATGATTAGTCCATAGGTGAATatatgatggaggagcacattgCATATAAGACATGACATGAAGTCATGTGACTAAGGCAGAGAAGATTAAGataaggcttggctcgatggaccggttgcaagtgtgaaggacgagtcagaggctttgaagcgaggaatCGCATGTGAtaatgaagcttgagcaagacctgACATCGATGGACTGAGGCAATGgtaaagagcaagtgaggtcaagatcgatgaaccaatacagtCACACGATGATATGAAGTAGAAcattgtgattggttggtgcatgtgttgcacaacatcagaggagatggaatggaatggacaAGGCAAGGTATATTTGTAGAACATTTTATTTCATCGGTCATAAGTGAGTAGAGAAGTTGATGTCCGAgtttaggatagatggtcgtactatcaaggggggcaacttgtttgcatatcggtcatctaatgccacttgagtgatctaactttgcatgcgtgttaggatcgagtgacgtggcaagttgagaggctaatcCCTTGAAAATAATTtgtaaaatgctaacacacatgcacatgatgGTGTACACATATGAAAGATCCTAATGGCTAGAGAAGGCGAATAGCTTTATAAAAAGTCTACAACAACACTTAAACAAGCTTGTTAGAAAAACAAAAAGGCCAAACGAGTGTTGCGCTAGCCTACTAAAAGAGCAAGCCACCTACCAATAATTCTAGTCAAATAAGATCTCTAAGTACTCAAGAGCTAAGTCTCTACTCTCTACACTAGTTTAGCTAGCCTAGAGCAAGGAGAAACTAGAAAGCTAAACTAcacaactagttacaactacCACAAGCTAGATACACAAAGTAATGCAAGAGAGTGGTAGAGTGATATACCACAACAATAGGAAtgatccaatcaatcacaatatGAGTAAATACCAAAGAAGACTAATCACCTTGGAATCAATGATTAGCACAATGATTTTTTACCAAGATTTACTTGTTTGTCGGTAAGTTAGTCCTTGTTGTGGCAACACACTCAGTTGGAGGTCTATGATCTTAATGGCCTCACACGCTAACCCTCACTAGAGCGCCACACAACCAACACAAGATGAGGGTCACACAGgcaacgagcaatccactagagatgTCTTTTATGAACTCCGACGAGAAAGgctc
It encodes:
- the LOC8075989 gene encoding translocase of chloroplast 159, chloroplastic, which produces MATTTDAADPVAPPVEEESAAPAAAEEEPPKKVEEAVATTDAAPVAPAPAPVEDETPAPAAAAAAAEEESTKKVEAAAAEEVEEDKEAPAKVVAGGGEGEEEEDVRLEGESEGLGGPEAENGQAEGVGGGHDVGEVKEAEEDDKGGNLGVAEAEKDGGGEELASEDGEAAPSGAEPVPVVESKSENGELGEGDPSLAFHDALEGDEKGELQKEEQQEDEEERGAALEVEVVDKVADDAEAPVAAEKLEPEIEKGEEVGSGSGDGGELSDEKEVEVSPPSEEVAEPQDKVAPEANGELGDEKEESDDVVALGGEEAPEESTNKDADGDDVVALGGEEAPEESTNKDADGDDVVALGGDEAPEESTKKDADVEDEATKPEPPSEASPVVLNDESIEELAPATADSVLEDSPEKEQNADAQTTASEVVEDVGVDKPTEVENVAAPSADGILSRELAPESSNENKGADEIEGVTEVVDREEEAADNDIIEVVPDDEDGVGNEADDDDDGANSDTSPARVAILESSEAAKQIMKELAEGSSGSVSRDFTNSMDGQIMLDDSEDDEDDDDNDDSDEKGFDSAALAALLKAATGGSSDGNITVASPDGSRIFTMDRPAGLGSSAPSLRPTAPRQPARSNLFSPSELAVTADPTEEMTEEEKKLHDKVELIRVKFLRLVYRLGATPEETVAAQVLYRLSLAEGIRHGRQTNRAFSLDNARRKALLLEAEGKEELNFSCNILVLGKTGVGKSATINSIFGEEKSKTDAFSSATTNVREIIGDVDGVKIRIIDTPGLRPNVMDQGSNRKILAAVKKYTKKCPPDIVLYVDRLDSLSRDLNDLPLLKTITAVLGSSIWFNAIVALTHAASAPPEGLNGAPMTYEVLMAQRSHIIQQSIRQAAGDMRLMNPVALVENHPSCRKNREGQKVLPNGQSWRHQMLLLCYSSKILSEANSLLKLQDPNPGKLFGFRFRSPPLPFLLSSLLQSRAHPKLSAEQGGNEGDSDIELDDYSDVEQDDDEEEYDQLPPFKPLTKAQLARLTKEQKNAYFDEYDYRVKLLQKKQWKDEIRRLKEMKKRGKTDLDDYGYASIGGENDQDPPPENVSVPLPDMVLPPSFDCDNPTYRYRFLEPTSTVLARPVLDAHGWDHDCGYDGVSVEETLAILSRFPANVAVQVTKDKKEFSIHLDSSIAAKHGENASSLAGFDIQTVGRQLAYILRGETKIKNIKKNKTTGGFSVTFLGDIVATGLKVEDQLSLGKRLSLVASTGAMRAQGDTAYGANLEARLKDKDYPIGQSLSTLGLSLMKWRRDLALGANLQSQFSIGRGSKMAVRLGLNNKLSGQITVRTSTSEQVQIALLGLIPVAASIYRSFRPSEPSFAY